CCACTGCCGCGCGGCCAGCCTTATGGCGACATAGTCTGtatccgtactccgtactccgtactccgtcCTGTATCCATCATCCAACAATGCCCACCTTTGGTAGTGTCATGGAATTGGATGGATGATTAGAACCAGCCTTTATCAATTCAAGTATTCAGCCAATTACAGTTACTTAGACGTCCAGCGGTTGTGATCATCTAAAATTGATGGTGTTATAATCAAATTTCGTTTCCAAGACAGCATCCCCCTTAtccctttttccttcttctgttgTATATGCGATCGCCTATGATcgcctttctctttttttgaATCCTTCAGGAATCTAATATTTCTGCGGATTATGCCAATTTTGGAACACTTGATTCATTGTCCACCCCCCACTTGGCTACCTCCGAACTTGCTAACTATTGCACACTAAATTCTCCTGTTATGCTCTTCAGTCCCAGAACGGAACGGTACTGCCGGAAAGAAGGATAATAATACTGGTCCCTATCCTCACCTTCCTTGCCCTTTTCCCTGTGGACCGTTGTTCAGTATCTTACAATCTACTTAGTATTCCCGAGTCAATTGACGCCAGCCGGCTTGTCAACGGAGGGAATAGCGCATCCGTCATAGGGGATTTGTCTCCCATTTCGCTACTCAGGAGCCCCGTCTCCCGTATCATCCTTACTCCCGATATCCTGGGTGTTCAGGAGGCAGAATAAGGAGGACCGCCGATCGACGAACACCTGGAGAACAGCCTCCCGTCTCACCTTGCGATTGCTGTGTTGTCGGCTTTGGCCTCGACAGCTGATTGAGATGAGACTCTTCAACCGATTCTACGCCTTGTGCGCCTTGGCAGTATGTAGCATTTTGGTGTCAGCATTGTTCCTCACCTCGCAGCACTATTATCGCCGAGTAGTTCCGCCCCATTTGGCGGCTACGGAGTTTCACGCTGCGGGCTCCTTTGATCGGAGATTGGTTGTCTTTGGTGATTCGTGGAGCGACAACAATGCGGGCGCGATTCAGGGGTCGGTATGGACCGAATGGCTGTGCTCAATGGTGAGGGATAACCTGGTCAAGTTCAACCGAAGAGGCTATGTTGTGGTGTGCTAATCATGAGACTTAGTACTCCTGTCACCATGAAAACATGGCGCAAACAGCAAAATCTCTAAGAGGAAATTACATTGGCTCCGTTGTGGACAACGAGAAGCTCTCAAACACCATGCTCAATATGTACAAGACACCGCTGGCGGATTTTAAGGCGCAAGTTAAACAATGGACGACGGCGGAGAGAGCAGCCCTGGAGTCCTTGTCCGACGAGAAGATCGCATCCCGTCAAAATAACACTATTGTTGTTGTCTCGTTTGGGATCTGGGACTTATGGAACATGATCGGAAAGAGCTACGAAGATTCGATCAATGTGGTTGATCATAGTATCCAGGTGATCATGGACCAGCTCAATGTGCTCTCTCAGCTCTGGGTCATAAATAACCTCAAAGTCATTCTCACACTGACACCGGATGTGACTTTCCTTCCAGCATTTAAGCCGACAGCAGCCGAACAGCGCGTCAGTCACTACAAAGACACGGTCAAGCTGACGGAGTATTGGAATCGCAAATTGCGTGATGCTGCAGAACAATGGGTGCAAGGCGCCATCTACCTGTTCGACACCAATGCATTTGTGGCGGACCTTATCAAAGACTGGCAGCTCTTCGCTGCCGGGGTGGAGGAATCCAACGGGCTTGGAAAAAATCAGGATCCGGGCTGGGTGAACGTTGAAGACGCATGCGTCCAGAGTGGCCAGCAATGGGTAATGGCCACCAAGGAGAAACAATGTGAAAATCCGGACAAGTACCTTTTCTGGTGAGTTCCAGACCTAACCCGCCCCGTGTAGCCGATCCAGCCGGATACTGACGTTATCTTCAGGAACGAAATGCATCTTGGCCCATCAGCCCATCGTCTCATGGGAACTGAAGTGTTCCATGGGATAGAAGAAATGTGGCTCCGGTAAAAGCTAGGCAGATGGCGTTTTCTCCGAATCGCAGCGCGATGGAACCCGCGACATCTTGACGTAATGACTGCGAGCAAAGTAGTAAGAGCCAAGGCATTGGTTACTCCCAGATACAACCAACCGCCGTGCAGCGGCCCATGGCTGCAAGCAGGGCAAGGTATGGCAGAGATCGATCTCATTTCAGCGGACTCCCGCCAGAAGCTATACTCCTTGCGGCTATATGGGAGTCCGATGATGACCAAGTCCGGAATAAGTTCTCTTTCTTTGACGGGGCCAGAAGACAGAGTCCGTCCGATTCTCGCCAAAGCATCATGGTCGAGACCGAATGCTCTAGTCAAGGTGGTATGTCTCATGCGGAAGGAGCTGACTTCTGCTCCGCCCGGTTCGATTTGCAACATTGATTTGTGGGGGCCTTCATGGATCATGACTTGGCAGGGGCCAGCAACATGACTGTATCTTAGTTCAAGGAGACATAATCCCGTACTCTCCTCTATTCCCGATAGTTGGATAAACCCTACCGCCGACCTCTGAAAAATAAAAATTTTACAGGCATGTTGAGCTTCTAGTATGAACCCCTTGATtagtagtacggagtactccatactccgaGGGTAAGTAGGCTAAGGGATCGAGTGGCCgatctctcatcttctttcctgtTCGTTTCTTTCATCGAGATTTTTTTGTTCCCTTTCTGTAAGTACCTTTAAGTATGGCACTATGGAGTACCCAGTTATGAGAACAAAGGGGCCCGCGGGGGTTTGTCTGACTGTGAGGTGGGGAGCACCAAGTACGGGGAAGCGATAGGGGGACAGCAAAAGAGCTCATCCAGGAAAGCAGCAAAGGTACCTTAGGCCTGAGTTACGTAATCAGTGGTTTCGCTGGATTTGGGTTAGTGGGCAGGCTAAAGGGCCAGACCGGGTCCTTCTCGTTACTCTAGGCGGACCCATTTCATCCAATGATTGGCTGTATGGCAGTCTTCGGTGATTGGCTTGGTGTTCTCTCCTCTGGTACGCCGCATGCgtcgacaaagacaaagaaaagaaaagctcAGACCAAACATTGAAACGACATTGAAACGACATTATGACGATGACCAGTTGAAAGAATAGCGCAGTAAAGTAAAGTAAAGTAACTAAGGTATTGAAATGATATGGAGACAGGAGAACGAGGAGGGTGACTGAGTTTGACCTGGTCAATAGCACATACCAGGCGTTCCTAGATAACCTACCTTCCTTTAGGGTGCTCCGTATCCAAACTGTCTTGTCTTCTGGGAAAAGGTACAAGTAGTACTGGACTGTCGCTCTCGAGGTACCAGCCTGAGGTTGCTTCTATTGTGTAATGATGCAAGGCGCATCCCAGCCAGACATACTGTACAATCGCCCCAGCCTGATGGCTACCTGACCAAACCAGAACCACAGTTCCTTTGTTACTTGCTCGTCCACCTCTCTGTTGAATCATGGCGCCGGACCATCATGTTCCATCCGTTTGATCCTAGAGACAGTGTGTCCAGTGGGGGGAGGGAGCAATCCGAGGGGAGATGTGTCACTCATCCAAAGAGACAAAGAACGTGGTTCGTAGGGTCAAGGTAGATCCCCATCACCAACAGGGGGCGCGCCCTCAAATAGACCCAAAGATAGATTAAAAACAAAGCAATTTGGAAAAAGCACCAATCCTAGCTTTATCAAGTCGtattctctctcttttctttaaTAGAAAACTCCATTTCATTGTCAAAGAAGGGGGGGAAAgtaaaaaaataaaaataaaaataaaaaagtTCAAGAAAAAGTGAcagaacaaagacaaaggagTCCTttggaaagaaaagaaacgaacCATATCGGGAGTCAAGCAAATCACAACTGACAGCCTGACAGGCATCAAGGTCTAA
The Aspergillus fumigatus Af293 chromosome 4, whole genome shotgun sequence DNA segment above includes these coding regions:
- a CDS encoding SGNH/GDSL hydrolase family protein → MRLFNRFYALCALAVCSILVSALFLTSQHYYRRVVPPHLAATEFHAAGSFDRRLVVFGDSWSDNNAGAIQGSVWTEWLCSMYSCHHENMAQTAKSLRGNYIGSVVDNEKLSNTMLNMYKTPLADFKAQVKQWTTAERAALESLSDEKIASRQNNTIVVVSFGIWDLWNMIGKSYEDSINVVDHSIQVIMDQLNVLSQLWVINNLKVILTLTPDVTFLPAFKPTAAEQRVSHYKDTVKLTEYWNRKLRDAAEQWVQGAIYLFDTNAFVADLIKDWQLFAAGVEESNGLGKNQDPGWVNVEDACVQSGQQWVMATKEKQCENPDKYLFWNEMHLGPSAHRLMGTEVFHGIEEMWLR